The Setaria italica strain Yugu1 chromosome IX, Setaria_italica_v2.0, whole genome shotgun sequence genome has a window encoding:
- the LOC101782274 gene encoding uncharacterized protein LOC101782274 yields the protein MRVAMEKLVFSLLVVALFQGCMVLSVEYDHTASIECLRDPIKPLYNGGVIQNSEFNSGLMGWSTYRNIKAGVSSSPSGNKFAVVHNAGSFLSSSGRFLPSHSVYQRVQMQGDMHYLLSAWLQVSNGTAHVKAVVKAPSGERVIAGAIVAQSGCWSMLKGGMTTYSSGHGEIYFESEAPVDILVDSVSLQPFTFDEWDAHARRSADKARRRTVRLVAKGAGDKPMAHANVSIELLRLGFPFGNAITKEILDLPAYEKWFSSRFTVATFENEMKWYGTEWAQNQEDYRVADAMLKLMQKHGIKVRGHNVFWDDQNSQMKWVMPLNLAQLKAAMQKRLKSVVSRYAGKVIHWDVVNENLHFNFFETKLGPNASAQIYNQVGQLDRNAILFMNEFNTLEQPGDPNPVPAKYVAKMNQIRSYPGNGGLKLGVGLESHFSTPNLPYIRSALDTLAKLKLPMWLTEVDVVKSPNQVKFLEQVLREGFAHPNVDGIVMWAAWHAKGCYVMCLTDNSFKNLPVGDLVDKLIAEWKTHRASATTDDKGAVELDLPLGEYKFTVSHPSLKDAAVHTMAVDTSSSEHTINIKS from the exons ATGAGGGTTGCCATGGAGAAGCTTGTGTTCTCATTGTTGGTGGTAGCTCTGTTTCAAG GGTGCATGGTCCTGTCTGTAGAATATGATCACACGGCAAGCATCGAG tGCCTTCGCGACCCAATAAAGCCCTTGTACAACGGAGGCGTCATCCAGAACAGCGAGTTCAACAGCGGGCTGATGGGCTGGTCGACGTACCGGAACATCAAAGCCGGCGTGAGCAGCTCGCCGTCCGGCAACAAGTTCGCGGTGGTGCATAACGCGGGCAGCTTCCTGTCCAGCAGCGGCAGGTTCCTGCCGTCCCACAGCGTCTACCAGAGAGTCCAGATGCAGGGCGACATGCACTACTTGCTATCAG CATGGCTGCAGGTCTCGAACGGCACTGCCCATGTGAAGGCGGTCGTCAAGGCCCCCAGCGGCGAGCGCGTCATCGCCGGTGCCATCGTTGCCCAGTCCGGCTGCTGGAGCATGCTCAAGGGAGGCATGACCACCTACTCTTCCGGACACGGAGAGATCTACTTTGAG AGCGAGGCACCGGTGGACATCTTGGTGGACAGCGTCTCCCTGCAACCCTTCACCTTCGACGAGTGGGACGcccacgcccgccgctccgccgacAAGGCCCGGCGACGAACCGTCAGGTTGGTCGCCAAGGGCGCCGGCGACAAGCCGATGGCGCACGCCAACGTCAGCATCGAGCTCCTCCGGCTGGGGTTCCCGTTTGGCAATGCCATCACCAAGGAGATCCTTGACCTCCCGGCGTACGAGAAGTGGTTCTCGTCGCGCTTCACCGTGGCCACCTTCGAGAACGAGATGAAGTGGTACGGCACCGAGTGGGCCCAGAACCAGGAGGACTACCGCGTCGCGGACGCCATGCTCAAGCTCATGCAGAAGCACGGCATCAAGGTGCGCGGGCACAACGTGTTCTGGGACGACCAGAACTCGCAGATGAAGTGGGTGATGCCCCTCAACCTGGCCCAGCTCAAGGCGGCCATGCAGAAGCGGCTCAAGTCCGTCGTGTCCCGCTACGCCGGCAAGGTGATCCACTGGGACGTGGTGAACGAGAACCTCCACTTCAACTTCTTCGAGACCAAGCTCGGCCCCAACGCGTCGGCGCAGATCTACAACCAGGTGGGGCAGCTCGACCGCAACGCCATCCTCTTCATGAACGAGTTCAACACGCTGGAGCAGCCCGGGGACCCGAACCCGGTGCCCGCCAAGTACGTGGCCAAGATGAACCAGATCCGGAGCTACCCCGGCAACGGCGGGCTCAAGCTCGGCGTCGGGCTCGAGAGCCACTTCTCCACCCCCAACCTCCCCTACATCAGGAGCGCGCTGGACACGCTGGCGAAGCTCAAGCTGCCCATGTGGCTCACCGAGGTGGACGTGGTCAAGAGCCCCAACCAGGTGAAGTTCCTGGAGCAGGTGCTCAGGGAAGGGTTCGCGCACCCCAACGTGGACGGCATCGTCATGTGGGCAGCGTGGCACGCCAAGGGCTGCTACGTCATGTGCCTCACGGACAACAGCTTCAAGAACCTCCCCGTCGGCGATCTCGTCGACAAGCTCATCGCCGAGTGGAAGACGCACCGTGCGTCCGCAACCACCGACGACAAGGGGGCGGTGGAGCTCGACCTCCCCCTCGGCGAGTACAAGTTCACCGTGAGCCACCCGTCGCTCAAAGACGCCGCCGTCCACACGATGGCCGTCGACACCTCGTCGTCGGAGCACACCATCAACATCAAGTCGTAG